One region of Primulina tabacum isolate GXHZ01 chromosome 17, ASM2559414v2, whole genome shotgun sequence genomic DNA includes:
- the LOC142530414 gene encoding pheophytinase, chloroplastic-like — MMEIVSCHSSQCRYVPNLKGGISGLNSHRQGYHVVREKGIFRVVLKSTCKPSKYSRMHNLKSKRTGQCWPSGTVCSMKRHKHVNTSVLSETSNSYVLSGEEGEIIVTGSGQSTPKVLIPSLPDNANGDQVSHISSCFWEWKPNLSVHYETSGSENVNSPPVLFLPGFAVGSFHYEKQLKDLGRDYRAWALDFLGQGKSLPLQDPTFRSSAGSKSVLDGESNAWGFGDETETWARDLVFSVDLWRDQVRHFVEEVIKEPVYIVGNSLGGFVALYFAASHPELVKGVTLLNATPFWGFLPNPTRSPRFSRLFPWAGTFPLPSNVRKLVEIVWQKISDPKSIAEILKQVYADHLTNVDDVFSRIIQTTQHPAAAASFASMMFAPQAQLSFSETLSRCRVENIPVSLMYGKEDPWVRPVWGLQVKRALPDAPYYVMSPAGHCPHDEVPEVVNYLLRGWIKNVESKGSAVLPLLDDLESAEYNNVTKDLEFSRNGSKKSVRVQYRGNTTFSFREWLNFHFRQRIP, encoded by the exons ATGATGGAAATTGTTTCTTGCCACTCGTCACAGTGCCGATACGTTCCCAATCTCAAAGGTGGTATATCGGGCTTAAATTCACATCGCCAAGGGTATCATGTTGTAAGAGAAAAAGGGATCTTTAGAGTTGTACTTAAATCGACATGCAAACCGTCAAAATATTCTCGCATGCATAATCTGAAATCAAAGAGAACTGGCCAGTGCTGGCCTTCTGGAACAGTTTGCTCTATGAAGAGACATAAACATGTTAACACTAGTGTCTTAAGTGAAACTAGTAACTCTTACGTGCTTTCTGGAGAAGAGGGTGAAATTATTGTGACTGGTAGTGGGCAATCAACACCAAAGGTCTTGATTCCTAGTTTGCCGGATAATGCCAATGGCGATCAGGTCTCTCACATTAGCAGCTGTTTCTGGGAATGGAAGCCAAATTTAAGCGTTCATTATGAAACATCAGGGTCTGAGAATGTAAACTCACCACCAGTGCTTTTCCTTCCTGGCTTTGCTGTGGGTTCGTTTCACTATGAAAAGCAGCTTAAAGATCTTGGCCGTGACTATAGAGCTTGGGCGCTAGATTTTCTGGGTCAGGGAAAATCTTTACCATTGCAAGATCCTACATTTAGGTCTAGTGCCGGAAGTAAATCTGTGTTAGATGGAGAAAGTAATGCTTGGGGTTTTGGTGATGAAACTGAAACTTGGGCGAGAGATCTAGTTTTCTCTGTTGACTTGTGGAGGGACCAGGTTCGCCATTTTGTTGAAGAG GTGATTAAAGAACCTGTTTATATCGTGGGAAATTCACTTGGAGGCTTTGTGGCACTCTATTTTGCAGCAAGCCACCCTGAGCTGGTGAAAGGTGTGACCTTGCTCAATGCAACTCCTTTTTGGGGATTTCTCCCAAATCCTACAAGATCTCCAAGATTTTCGAGACTCTTTCCCTGGGCCGGAACATTTCCTCTCCCTTCCAATGTCAGGAAGCTAGTAGAAATTGT ATGGCAGAAAATTAGTGACCCAAAAAGTATCGCAGAAATATTGAAGCAAGTATATGCAGATCACTTGACGAACGTTGATGATGTGTTTTCTCGTATAATCCAAACGACACAGCATCCTGCCGCAGCTGCATCATTTGCCTCAATGATGTTTGCTCCTCAGGCACAGCTTTCTTTCAGTGAAACTTTGTCTAG GTGTCGAGTTGAGAATATACCGGTTAGTCTGATGTATGGAAAGGAAGATCCTTGGGTGAGACCGGTGTGGGGTTTGCAGGTGAAACGGGCATTGCCGGATGCTCCATATTACGTAATGAGCCCCGCTGGTCACTGTCCTCATGATGAAGTTCCCGAG GTGGTGAATTATCTTCTACGTGGTTGGATAAAGAATGTGGAATCAAAAGGCAGCGCAGTTCTGCCTTTGCTTGATGATTTAGAGAGCGCCGAGTATAATAATGTGACCAAAGATTTGGAATTTAGCAGGAACGGATCCAAGAAATCAGTACGGGTGCAATACCGTGGCAATACCACTTTTTCTTTCCGGGAATGGCTAAACTTTCATTTCAGGCAAAGGATTCCATGA
- the LOC142530415 gene encoding structure-specific endonuclease subunit slx1 — translation MARLRLFSRTFNYLKSHQSTSDPILSSPKVKPFTQPSRWVVYLILSSKPPVKTYVGVTNNFSRRLKQHNGELKGGAKASRAGRPWICACLIQGFRNKSTACKVESMWKSFSRKVTRKRSSENKEQADDAKLFLLQHRNAALNQVKDSVDFSNLEIHWHLDLVPV, via the exons ATGGCGAGGCTAAGGCTATTCTCAAGAACATTCAATTATCTGAAATCCCATCAATCCACTTCTGATCCAATCCTTTCTTCTCCAAAAGTAAAACCATTCACTCAACCTTCGAGATGGGTCGTGTATCTCATCCTGTCCTCCAAACCACCCGTCAAAACATACGTCGGCGTCACCAACAATTTTTCTCGCCG CTTGAAGCAACATAACGGTGAGTTAAAAGGTGGAGCAAAAGCATCCCGGGCTGGAAGGCCTTGGATTTGTGCATGTCTTATTCAAGGATTTCGAAATAAAAGCACAG CTTGTAAAGTTGAATCAATGTGGAAAAGCTTTTCAAGAAAAGTAACACGGAAAAGAAGTAGCGAGAACAAGGAGCAAGCAGATGATGCCAAGCTCTTTTTATTGCAACACAGAAATGCAGCTCTAAATCAAGTCAAGGATTCAGTGGACTTTAGTAATTTGGAGATCCACTGGCACCTGGATCTTGTTCCTGTATAA